A genomic segment from Cyprinus carpio isolate SPL01 chromosome A4, ASM1834038v1, whole genome shotgun sequence encodes:
- the LOC109067996 gene encoding voltage-dependent L-type calcium channel subunit alpha-1C-like isoform X9, producing the protein MAIVLIKRADAAEFVRPGSNYSSPSLAPVPSLNEDERVGGGGGVLGLAPEHIPTPGASLSWQAAIDAARQAKLMGTSGAPISTASSTQRKRQHYTKPKKQASTASTRPPRALLCLTLKNPIRRACINIVEWKPFEIIILMTIFANCVALAVYIPFPEDDSNATNSNLERVEYLFLIIFTVEAFLKVIAYGLLCHPNAYLRNGWNLLDFIIVVVGLFSAILEQATKGDGGTSMGGKAAGFDVKALRAFRVLRPLRLVSGVPSLQVVLNSIIKAMVPLLHIALLVLFVIIIYAIIGLELFMGKMHRTCFFFKDGLKGPISEEKPAPCAPSSTHGRHCSMANITQCMMGWAGPNDGITNFDNFAFAMLTVFQCITMEGWTDVLYWMQDAMGYELPWVYFVSLVIFGSFFVLNLVLGVLSGEFSKEREKAKARGDFQKLREKQQLEEDLKGYLDWITQAEDIDPENDDDGLDDDKPRNLSMPASENESVNTDNAPAGDMEGETCCTRMANRISKSKFSRYSRRWNRLCRRTCRAAVKSNVFYWLVIFLVFLNTLTIASEHHQQPDWLTNVQDIANKVLLALFTGEMLLKMYSLGLQAYFVSLFNRFDSFVVCGGILETILVETKIMSPLGISVLRCVRLLRIFKITRYWNSLSNLVASLLNSVRSIASLLLLLFLFIIIFSLLGMQLFGGKFNFDETRRSTFDNFPQSLLTVFQILTGEDWNSVMYDGIMAYGGPSFPGMLVCIYFIILFICGNYILLNVFLAIAVDNLADAESLTSAQKEEEEEKERKKLARTASPEKRQNSEKPPLEDEKKEEKIELKSITSDGETATKINIDEYTGEENEEKNPYPVNDFPAGEEDDEEPEMPVGPRPRPLSDIQLKEKAVPMPEARAFFIFSPNNKFRVLCHKIVNHNIFTNLILFFILLSSISLAAEDPVNNDSFRNQILGYADYVFTGIFTIEIILKMTAYGAFLHKGSFCRNYFNILDLVVVSVSLISSGVQSSAINVVKILRVLRVLRPLRAINRAKGLKHVVQCVFVAIRTIGNIVIVTTLLQFMFACIGVQLFKGKFFYCTDTSKQTHSECRGSYILYKDGNVGKPEKAQRSWENSDFNFDDVLQGMMALFAVSTFEGWPGLLYRAIDSHTEDVGPIYNYRVIISIFFIIYIIIIAFFMMNIFVGFVIVTFQEQGEQEYKNCELDKNQRQCVEYALKARPLRRYIPKNPYQYKVWYVVNSTYFEYLMFTLILLNTICLAMQHHGQSQSFSKAMNILNMLFTGLFTVEMILKLIAFKPRGYFSDPWNVFDFLIVIGSIIDVILSEINHYFVDAWNTFDALIVVGSVVDIAITEVNPADPSSSPPSSVVRPMGLQNTEDNARISITFFRLFRVMRLVKLLSRGEGIRTLLWTFIKSFQALPYVALLIVMLFFIYAVIGMQMFGKIALRDNSQINRNNNFQTFPQAVLLLFRCATGEAWQEIMLACSPNRPCEKGSEVSHNSEDCGSHFAIIYFVSFYMLCAFLIINLFVAVIMDNFDYLTRDWSILGPHHLDEFKRIWAEYDPEAKGRIKHLDVVTLLRRIQPPLGFGKLCPHRVACKRLVSMNMPLNSDGTVMFNATLFALVRTALRIKTEGVKMSYTHVQFISMQKINSHANIHAPKSHCLYLFVSGNLEQANEELRAIVKKIWKRTSMKLLDQVVPPAGDDEVTVGKFYATFLIQEYFRKFKKRKEQGLVAKIPPKTALSLQAGLRTLHDMGPEIRRAISGDLTVEEELERAMKETVCAASEDDIFRRSGGLFGNHVNYYHQSDGHASFPQSFTTQRPLHISKSGSPGETESPSHQKLVDSTFTPSSYSSSGSNANINNANNTAIGHRYPKPTVSTVDGHTGPPLTTVPLPRPTWCFPNKRSCFYDTFMRSDSSDSRLPIIRREEASTDETYDETLLDERDQTMLSMDMMEFQDEESKQLAPMVEADVGEERRPWQSPRRRAFLCPTALGRRSSFHLECLRKHNRPDVSQKTALPLHLVHHQALAVAGLSPLLRRSHSPTLFTRLCSTPPASPSGRGGGGPCYQPVPSLRLEGSGSYEKLNSSMPSVNCSSWYSDSNGNHRGSVQRTQRPVSLTVPPVTRRDSISVAHGSACSLVEAVLISEGLGHYAQDPSFIQVAKQELADACDMTMEEMENAADNILNANAPPNANGNLLPFIQCRDTGSQESRCSHTLNLSTATGSDELLGVELECSEGAGQRNSTLMEDEDMECVTSL; encoded by the exons GAacgggtggagtatctctttctGATCATTTTTACGGTGGAAGCATTTCTCAAAGTTATTGCATACGGGTTGCTGTGTCACCCTAATGCATACCTGCGGAATGGCTGGAACTTGTTGGATTTCATCATCGTGGTGGTAGG gctGTTCAGTGCAATATTAGAGCAGGCCACTAAAGGGGATGGTGGGACTTCAATGGGAGGCAAGGCTGCAGGGTTTGATGTAAAAGCCCTGCGAGCCTTTAGAGTGTTGAGACCTCTGAGACTCGTATCTGGAGTACCta GTTTACAGGTGGTGCTGAACTCCATCATTAAAGCCATGGTTCCCCTCCTGCACATCGCTCTGCTCGTTCTGTTCGTCATCATCATTTATGCCATCATCGGCCTAGAGCTCTTCATGGGCAAGATGCACAGAACTTGTTTTTTCTTCAAAGATGGACTCAAAG GTCCTATATCTGAAGAGAAGCCGGCCCCCTGCGCCCCAAGCTCCACCCATGGACGACACTGCTCCATGGCCAACATAACACAGTGCATGATGGGATGGGCAGGCCCAAATGATGGAATCACGAACTTTGATAACTTTGCATTTGCCATGCTAACTGTGTTTCAATGCATCACGATGGAGGGCTGGACTGACGTCCTGTACTGG ATGCAGGATGCCATGGGTTATGAGCTTCCGTGGGTCTATTTTGTCAGTCTGGTCATCTTTGGATCCTTTTTCGTTCTAAATCTGGTTCTGGGTGTGTTGAGCGG AGAGTTCTCTAAAGAGCGAGAAAAGGCCAAAGCACGCGGTGATTTCCAGAAGCTCCGTGAGAAGCAGCAGCTGGAGGAGGATCTAAAGGGCTACCTGGACTGGATCACGCAGGCGGAGGATATCGACCCTGAGAACGATGACGACGGACTGGACGACGACAAGCCTAGAAATC TGAGTATGCCGGCCAGTGAAAATGAGTCTGTGAACACTGATAATGCTCCCGCTGGAGACATGGAGGGAGAGACCTGCTGTACTCGCATGGC AAATAGGATCTCCAAATCCAAATTCAG TCGATATTCACGCCGATGGAATCGGTTATGTCGGCGCACGTGCCGTGCAGCAGTGAAGTCAAATGTGTTCTACTGGCTGGTGATCTTCCTGGTGTTTTTGAACACACTTACTATCGCCTCTGAGCACCACCAGCAGCCAGACTGGCTCACCAATGTACAAG ATATCGCCAATAAGGTGTTGCTGGCTCTTTTTACCGGTGAGATGCTGCTGAAGATGTACAGCCTGGGTCTACAGGCCTATTTCGTCTCCCTTTTCAACCGCTTCGACAGTTTTGTGGTGTGCGGTGGAATTCTGGAGACTATCCTGGTAGAGACTAAGATCATGTCACCCCTCGGCATCTCTGTGCTGCGCTGTGTGCGTCTGCTCCGCATCTTCAAGATCACCAG GTACTGGAACTCTCTCAGTAATCTAGTGGCGTCTCTGCTGAACTCGGTGCGCTCTATCGCGTCCCTGCTTCTGCTGCTCTTCctgttcatcatcatcttcagtcTGCTCGGAATGCAGCTCTTTGGTGGCAAGTTCAACTTTGACGAGACGCGCCGCAGCACCTTCGATAACTTCCCGCAGTCTCTCCTCACCGTCTTTCAG ATTTTGACCGGAGAGGACTGGAACTCTGTGATGTATGATGGGATCATGGCATATGGTGGGCCCTCCTTTCCTGGCATGCttgtctgcatttatttcatcatcctcttcatctgCGGAAACT ACATCCTCCTGAATGTCTTCTTGGCCATTGCCGTGGACAACCTGGCAGACGCAGAGAGTCTGACATCTGcgcagaaagaggaagaggaggagaaagagaggaagaagcTGGCCAG AACGGCCAGTCCAGAGAAGCGGCAGAACTCTGAGAAACCACCTCTGGAGGatgaaaagaaagaggaaaagatTGAACTTAAATCCATCACTTCTGATGGAGAGACTGCCACCAAG ATCAACATAGATGAGTACACAGGGGAGGAGAATGAGGAGAAGAATCCATATCCTGTGAACGACTTCCCAG CAGGAGAGGAGGACGATGAGGAGCCAGAGATGCCAGTAGGTCCTCGTCCACGTCCACTCTCTGACATTCAGCTGAAGGAGAAAGCTGTCCCCATGCCAGAAGCCAGGGCTTTCTTTATTTTCAGCCCCAATAACAA gTTCAGGGTTTTGTGTCATAAGATTGTAAACCACAACATCTTCACCAATTTAATCCTGTTCTTTATACTGCTGAGCAGTATTTCACTGGCAGCGGAGGACCCAGTGAATAATGACTCATTCAGGAATcag ATTCTAGGCTATGCAGATTACGTGTTTACAGGAATCTTCACCATAGAGATCATTCTGAag ATGACAGCGTATGGAGCATTCCTACATAAGGGTTCATTTTGTcggaattattttaatattttggatcTGGTGGTGGTCAGTGTGTCTCTGATCTCCTCTGGAGTTCA GTCAAGTGCCATTAATGTAGTAAAGATTCTCAGAGTGCTGAGGGTGTTGAGGCCCCTGAGAGCAATCAACAGAGCCAAGGGCCTCAAA CATGTggtccagtgtgtgtttgtagcCATCCGTACCATCGGGAACATCGTCATCGTCACCACTTTGCTGCAGTTCATGTTTGCCTGTATTGGTGTTCAACTTTTCAAG GGCAAATTCTTCTACTGCACAGACACCTCTAAACAGACACATTCCGAATGCAG aGGGTCCTATATATTATACAAAGATGGGAATGTTGGGAAACCAGAGAAAGCACAGCGTTCATGGGAGAACAGTGACTTCAACTTTGATGATGTCCTGCAGGGCATGATGGCTCTGTTTGCCGTATCCACTTTTGAGGGTTGGCCAGG GCTCCTCTACAGAGCCATTGACTCCCATACAGAGGATGTTGGCCCAATCTACAACTACCGTGTGATCATCTCTATATTCTTCATCAtctacatcatcatcatcgccTTCTTCATGATGAACATATTCGTAGGTTTCGTCATTGTGACATTTCAGGAGCAGGGAGAGCAAGAGTACAAAAACTGTGAGCTGGACAAGAACCAG CGTCAGTGTGTGGAATATGCCCTGAAGGCCCGTCCCCTGCGCAGGTACATCCCCAAGAACCCGTATCAGTATAAGGTTTGGTACGTGGTGAACTCTACCTACTTTGAGTACCTGATGTTCACCCTCATTCTTCTCAACACCATCTGCCTGGCCATGCAG CATCATGGCCAATCTCAGTCGTTCAGCAAAGCCATGAATATCCTCAACATGTTGTTCACCGGCCTCTTCACTGTGGAAATGATCCTCAAACTCATCGCCTTCAAACCCAGG GGTTACTTTAGTGACCCCTGGAATGTTTTTGACTTCCTCATCGTAATTGGCAGCATTATAGACGTCATTCTGAGTGAGATCAAC CATTATTTTGTTGATGCATGGAACACGTTTGATGCCCTTATTGTAGTGGGTAGTGTTGTTGATATAGCCATCACAGAGGTTAAC CCAGctgacccctcctcctctccCCCCTCCTCTGTGGTAAGACCAATG GGCCTCCAAAACACTGAAGATAACGCCAGGATCTCAATCACATTCTTTCGGCTGTTCCGTGTGATGAGGCTGGTGAAGCTCCTGTCTCGGGGAGAGGGCATTCGGACGCTGCTCTGGACCTTCATTAAATCCTTTCAG GCTCTTCCCTATGTTGCTTTGCTGATCGTGATGCTGTTCTTCATCTACGCCGTCATTGGGATGCAG ATGTTTGGTAAGATTGCCCTGAGGGACAACAGCCAGATCAACCGAAACAACAACTTTCAGACGTTTCCTCAGGCTGTTCTGCTGCTCTTCAg GTGTGCAACAGGGGAGGCATGGCAGGAAATCATGCTGGCCTGTTCTCCGAACCGCCCGTGTGAgaaggggtcagaggtcagccaCAACAGTGAAGACTGTGGCAGCCACTTTGCCATCATCTACTTTGTTAGCTTTTATATGCTTTGCGCCTTCCTG ATCATTAACCTCTTTGTGGCCGTCATCATGGACAACTTTGACTATTTGACACGTGACTGGTCGATATTGGGGCCGCATCACCTGGATGAGTTTAAGAGGATATGGGCAGAGTACGATCCTGAGGCCAA GGGACGGATAAAGCACCTGGATGTGGTGACGTTGCTGCGCAGGATTCAGCCTCCCCTTGGGTTTGGAAAGCTTTGTCCACATAGAGTGGCGTGCAAG CGGCTTGTGTCCATGAACATGCCTCTCAATAGTGACGGGACGGTGATGTTCAACGCAACTCTCTTTGCTCTAGTACGAACGGCTCTACGCATCAAAACGGAAGGTGTGAAAATGTCATATACACACGTGCAGTTCATAAGCATGCAGAAAATCAATTCACATGCCAACATACACGCACCGAAAAGTcactgtttgtatttgtttgtgtcaGGTAACCTGGAGCAAGCGAATGAGGAACTCAGGGCCATCGTGAAGAAGATCTGGAAGAGGACGAGCATGAAGCTGCTGGATCAAGTCGTTCCCCCTGCTGGAG ATGATGAAGTAACAGTGGGGAAGTTCTATGCCACATTCCTGATTCAGGAATACTTCAGGAAATTTAAGAAGCGCAAGGAACAGGGCCTGGTGGCCAAAATTCCTCCAAAGACTGCTCTTTCATTGCAG GCTGGCCTGCGTACACTGCATGATATGGGTCCTGAGATCAGAAGAGCGATATCAGGAGACCTGACTGTggaggaggagctggagagagCCATGAAGGAAACCGTGTGTGCTGCATCTGAGGATGATATCTTCAGG CGGTCTGGCGGTCTCTTCGGTAACCACGTCAACTACTACCACCAGAGTGACGGCCACGCCTCCTTCCCACAGTCCTTCACAACACAGCGGCCGTTGCACATCAGTAAATCCGGGAGTCCTGGCGAAACAGAATCTCCGTCTCATCAGAAGCTTGTTGACTCCACCTTCACTCCGAGCAGTTACTCTTCCTCAGGATCCAACGCAAACATTAACAACGCCAACAACACAGCCATCGGACACCGGTACCCCAAACCTACCGTCAGCACAGTGGACGGACACACGGGACCGCCCCTCACCACCGTCCCACTGCCACGGCCCACATGGTGCTTTCCTAACAAGAG GAGCTGTTTCTATGACACTTTCATGCG CTCTGATTCCAGTGACAGTCGTCTCCCTATAATCCGGCGAGAGGAAGCATCTACAGATGAGACGTACGATGAAACATTACTAGATGAGAGAGATCAGACCATGCTCTCCATGGACAT GATGGAATTTCAGGATGAAGAGAGCAAGCAGTTGGCTCCCATGGTGGAGGCGGATGTAGGGGAGGAGAGGAGGCCGTGGCAGTCTCCACGGCGACGGGCCTTTCTCTGCCCCACTGCACTgg GTCGACGGTCTTCCTTTCACTTGGAGTGTCTGAGAAAACATAACAGACCTGATGTTTCTCAGAAAACAGCACTACCACTGCATCTAGTGCATCATCAG GCTCTGGCTGTGGCAGGGTTGAGTCCCTTGCTGAGACGGAGTCATTCTCCGACGCTGTTCACGCGTCTGTGTTCCACACCTCCTGCGAGTCCCAGCGGCCGTGGCGGGGGAGGGCCGTGCTACCAGCCCGTTCCGTCTCTGCGGTTGGAGGGCAGCGGATCTTACGAGAAACTCAACAGCAGCATGCCGTCTGTGAACTGCAGCTCGTGGTACAGTGACAGTAATGGCAACCACAGGGGGAGCGTGCAGAGGACGCAGCGACCCGTGTCCCTCACGGTTCCTCCGGTCACACGCAGAGACTCCATATCCGTGGCACATGGGAGCGCCTGCAGCCTCGTGGAGGCG GTGTTGATATCCGAGGGTTTGGGTCACTATGCACAGGATCCCTCCTTCATCCAGGTAGCGAAGCAGGAACTAGCGGACGCCTGCGACATGACCATGGAGGAGATGGAGAACGCTGCCGACAACATTCTCAATGCCAACGCGCCACCCAATGCCAACGGAAACCTGCTACCCTTCATACAGTGCAGAGACACTGGCTCCCAGGAGTCCCGTTGCAGCCACACGCTGAACCTCTCGACCGCCACGGGCTCCGATGAGCTGCTGGGGGTGGAGTTAGAGTGCTCCGAGGGGGCGGGGCAGCGGAACAGCACTCTGATGGAGGACGAGGACATGGAGTGCGTGACCAGTTTGTAG